A region from the Streptomyces sp. 3214.6 genome encodes:
- a CDS encoding SDR family oxidoreductase: MSLLSGKTVVVSGVGAGLGHRVAAAVVRDGGNAVLGARTEANLAKSAAEIDPEGARTAYRVTDISDEGSCEALAGLARERFGGIDAVVQVAAWDSYFGGVEDADFTTWQSVIDVNLLGSLRMTRACLPALKSRGGAVVFIGTQSAVAAPSQVRQAAYAASKGALISAMYSLARELGPHRIRVNTVLPGWMWGPPVQAYVRFTAVTEGVAEEEVLGRLTERMALPELATDGDVADAAVFLASDRARAITGQSLLVNAGELMR; encoded by the coding sequence ATGTCACTGCTCAGCGGGAAGACCGTCGTCGTCTCGGGAGTCGGCGCCGGGCTCGGGCACCGGGTCGCCGCCGCGGTCGTACGGGACGGCGGGAACGCCGTGCTGGGGGCGCGGACCGAGGCGAACCTCGCCAAGAGCGCGGCCGAGATCGACCCGGAGGGGGCGCGGACGGCGTACCGGGTCACCGACATCAGCGACGAGGGGAGTTGCGAGGCGCTGGCGGGGCTGGCGCGGGAGCGGTTCGGGGGGATCGACGCGGTGGTGCAGGTGGCGGCCTGGGACTCCTACTTCGGCGGGGTCGAGGACGCCGACTTCACGACCTGGCAGTCGGTGATCGACGTGAATCTGCTGGGCAGTCTGCGGATGACGCGGGCGTGTCTGCCCGCGCTGAAGTCGAGGGGCGGGGCGGTGGTGTTCATCGGGACGCAGTCCGCGGTCGCGGCGCCGTCGCAGGTGCGGCAGGCGGCGTACGCGGCCTCCAAGGGGGCGCTGATCAGCGCGATGTACTCGCTGGCGCGGGAGCTGGGGCCGCATCGGATCCGGGTCAACACCGTGCTGCCGGGGTGGATGTGGGGGCCGCCGGTGCAGGCGTACGTGCGGTTCACCGCGGTGACGGAGGGAGTGGCGGAGGAGGAGGTGCTGGGGCGGCTCACCGAGCGGATGGCGTTGCCCGAGCTGGCCACGGACGGGGATGTGGCCGACGCGGCGGTGTTCCTGGCGTCGGACCGGGCGCGGGCGATCACGGGACAGTCGTTGCTGGTCAACGCCGGGGAGCTGATGCGGTGA
- a CDS encoding MFS transporter gives MATAEPTRADDTGPGPDVGPRPTVPAPQSGDHDRDPAPAPSPAPPPEPAPLADPVVEVERGSVPDGSASGGRPDPARRTSGVRSVLEPLRAWLLRHLVLSMTMLSGALHLVWFFTFANSGGDLAAQDAWAEFVGRHPDSAYNLAWYGGMHPVSYSMVSPYLMSVLGVRTTMMIAGTLSAGLLTLILLRCRPVKNPVWPALAGVFALLCNAASGRVTFGLGNMFALAAVAVVFCWPYRWRYKRWAKALCAAPLAALATMGSPVAGLFVGIVAVALFLQKRRPGAWALGLAPTAVVGVSAWLFPFSGTQPMSFGSASLPLLFSAVVFAVVPRDWKTVRITAAVYGLGVLGVWLISSQIGSNITRLSMLVSGVVLLAALPFAVPRSRKWYVIVLSSLLFVGWIGFKSVDDVVRTTPAASWARELAPLVNELQEVGAKKGRVEVVPARSHREASALAPYVNLARGWNRQADMERNPLFYDDTLNSANYHEWLQRWAVHFVVVPKEALDGDGGERERQLVQRGLPYLEQIWGDANWQLFKVTDPASLAEPNAVVQRAEQGEMTIDVKKAGRILIRIPYSPWLSIVDAQGKSLKPPQETQESKDRSDGEPKTYDNVNGCLFETEEDAEGDKWTMLLAPKAGIYRLAAPYQLPRGTPCPDALKEQP, from the coding sequence GTGGCCACTGCGGAGCCGACACGAGCCGACGACACCGGTCCGGGCCCGGACGTCGGCCCGCGGCCGACGGTGCCCGCACCCCAGTCGGGCGACCACGACCGTGACCCCGCCCCAGCCCCCTCCCCGGCCCCGCCCCCAGAGCCGGCACCTTTGGCGGACCCGGTGGTAGAGGTCGAGCGGGGATCCGTCCCGGACGGCTCGGCGTCGGGCGGCCGCCCGGACCCCGCCCGTCGGACGTCCGGTGTGCGATCCGTCCTGGAGCCGCTGCGCGCGTGGCTGCTGCGGCATCTCGTGCTGTCCATGACGATGCTGTCCGGCGCCCTGCACCTCGTCTGGTTCTTCACCTTCGCGAACAGTGGCGGCGATCTCGCGGCGCAGGATGCGTGGGCCGAGTTCGTCGGCCGGCACCCCGACTCCGCGTACAACCTCGCCTGGTACGGCGGCATGCACCCGGTGTCGTACAGCATGGTGTCGCCGTATCTGATGTCCGTGCTCGGCGTCCGGACGACGATGATGATCGCCGGGACGCTCTCGGCGGGCCTCCTCACTCTCATCCTGTTGCGCTGTCGGCCGGTGAAGAACCCGGTGTGGCCGGCGCTGGCCGGTGTCTTCGCCCTGCTGTGCAACGCCGCTTCCGGGCGGGTGACGTTCGGGCTCGGCAACATGTTCGCGCTGGCCGCCGTCGCCGTCGTGTTCTGCTGGCCGTACCGCTGGCGCTACAAGCGGTGGGCGAAGGCGCTGTGCGCCGCGCCGCTCGCCGCGCTCGCCACGATGGGCTCGCCGGTGGCGGGCCTGTTCGTGGGCATAGTCGCCGTCGCGCTGTTCCTGCAGAAGCGGCGTCCGGGCGCGTGGGCGCTCGGGTTGGCCCCGACGGCCGTCGTCGGCGTCTCCGCGTGGCTGTTCCCGTTCTCCGGCACCCAGCCGATGTCGTTCGGCTCGGCGTCGCTGCCGCTGCTGTTCTCGGCGGTCGTCTTCGCCGTCGTCCCGCGCGACTGGAAGACCGTGCGGATCACCGCCGCGGTGTACGGGCTGGGAGTGCTGGGGGTGTGGCTGATCAGTTCGCAGATCGGCTCCAACATCACGCGGCTGTCGATGCTGGTCTCGGGTGTGGTGCTTCTCGCGGCGCTGCCGTTCGCCGTGCCGCGCAGTCGCAAGTGGTACGTGATCGTCCTGTCGTCGCTGCTGTTCGTGGGCTGGATCGGCTTCAAGTCGGTGGACGACGTCGTACGGACGACGCCGGCGGCCTCCTGGGCGCGTGAGCTGGCGCCGCTGGTCAACGAGTTGCAGGAGGTCGGTGCGAAGAAGGGGCGGGTGGAGGTCGTGCCGGCCCGATCGCACCGTGAGGCGTCCGCGCTCGCGCCGTACGTCAACCTCGCCCGGGGCTGGAACCGGCAGGCGGACATGGAGCGCAACCCGCTCTTCTACGACGACACCCTGAACTCCGCGAACTACCACGAGTGGCTCCAGCGGTGGGCCGTGCACTTCGTCGTCGTCCCCAAGGAGGCGTTGGACGGCGACGGGGGCGAGCGGGAGCGGCAGCTGGTGCAGCGGGGGCTGCCGTATCTGGAGCAGATCTGGGGCGACGCGAACTGGCAGCTGTTCAAGGTCACCGACCCGGCCTCGCTCGCCGAGCCGAACGCGGTCGTGCAGCGCGCCGAGCAGGGTGAGATGACGATCGATGTGAAGAAGGCCGGGCGGATCCTGATCCGGATCCCGTACTCGCCGTGGCTGAGCATCGTCGACGCGCAGGGCAAGAGCCTGAAGCCCCCGCAGGAGACGCAGGAGTCCAAGGACCGGTCCGACGGGGAACCGAAGACGTACGACAACGTCAACGGCTGCCTGTTCGAGACGGAGGAGGACGCGGAGGGCGACAAGTGGACGATGTTGCTCGCGCCGAAGGCAGGTATCTACCGGCTGGCGGCGCCCTACCAGTTGCCCCGCGGAACCCCCTGCCCCGACGCGCTCAAGGAGCAGCCCTGA
- a CDS encoding D-alanyl-D-alanine carboxypeptidase family protein has protein sequence MEEASVAGESPDRSKQRESSAEPTSGSAGAVPDPRVAASTPRGGVDTATRVFSVRDLKAETPEEPAPAETPDELTASGTTEEPGEAGKAAETAAAEKPAKVGAPRTAARTGETEAADEVEDEDENEDGDEDGDGDEDEVAGDAAETPEDANPAKADASGKSEKSEEAGESGADAADREAVAAASEGVGGASRGSKGVEEGSGGSEAVGGGDERLRAAVAQWVASADEKGSDEGSADADDGAKERSESDAGAAEAKPASQAVSKSAPKWAAGADEDEDDEPKSDKAESDKAESDSDGSDKAESGKAADGGDGSGVDQPTAVFKAPRPKPAVDQPTTMLKLGGATKPKPESDKADTKPDADKADTKPKPDADKAGAEPEADAPAERTSKFVALKPLDEPRPLKPAAKASPEVTALVPQIGPERTTQQPLPPKPPLDLLAELTNTPPPPPTPLRTLGRRIKIWTPLVLLLVVVFAIAQAVRPLPTTALTLTAKGSYTFEGGKTQLPWPGEGQGWIDVDGVGTMGSFGQQKPVAIGSVAKTMTAYIILKDHPMKAGEEGPKIEIDATAEKEGGYDVTGDESTLNTVKAGDFLTEKQALSAVLIPSANNIARLLARWDAGSEAAFVKKMNATAKALGMTRTTYTDPSGLKETTVSTAEDQVKLGRAFVQVPALVAISSAASWTDPSGKYWNNYNELPFKTGAIGIKTGSTSAAGGNLLFASRKEVNGRSVTLVGAILGQHKKEILATVNAVSKTALLAAQDALTSAKIVKKGEVVGYVDDKLGHHTPVVVTKDVSVVGWAGMTVKLSFVADEVPHTAKAGAQVGTLTVGDGSGSAVKVPVALQTDLVEPGFTDKLTRIG, from the coding sequence ATGGAGGAGGCATCGGTGGCGGGCGAGTCCCCCGACAGGTCGAAGCAGCGCGAGTCGTCGGCAGAACCGACGTCGGGGAGCGCGGGTGCGGTTCCCGACCCGCGGGTCGCGGCGTCCACGCCCCGAGGAGGCGTGGACACCGCGACCCGGGTCTTCTCGGTACGGGACCTGAAAGCCGAAACCCCCGAGGAACCCGCACCCGCGGAGACCCCCGACGAACTCACCGCGTCCGGCACCACGGAGGAGCCCGGCGAAGCCGGAAAGGCCGCGGAGACGGCGGCCGCCGAGAAGCCCGCGAAGGTCGGCGCGCCCCGGACGGCTGCCCGGACCGGCGAGACCGAGGCCGCCGATGAGGTCGAGGACGAGGACGAGAACGAGGACGGGGACGAGGACGGGGACGGGGACGAGGACGAGGTCGCCGGCGACGCCGCCGAGACGCCAGAGGACGCGAACCCGGCGAAGGCCGACGCGTCCGGGAAGTCCGAGAAGTCCGAGGAGGCCGGGGAGTCCGGGGCTGACGCGGCGGACCGCGAGGCCGTTGCTGCTGCCTCTGAGGGCGTGGGGGGCGCTTCGAGGGGCTCCAAGGGCGTCGAGGAGGGCTCGGGAGGCTCTGAGGCCGTCGGGGGCGGTGACGAGCGTCTGCGGGCGGCTGTGGCCCAGTGGGTGGCCTCGGCGGACGAGAAGGGCTCTGACGAAGGCTCGGCGGACGCCGATGACGGCGCGAAGGAACGTTCCGAGAGTGACGCCGGGGCGGCCGAGGCCAAGCCCGCCTCCCAGGCCGTGTCCAAGTCCGCGCCCAAGTGGGCTGCGGGCGCGGACGAGGACGAGGACGACGAACCCAAGTCGGACAAGGCCGAGTCGGACAAGGCCGAGTCGGACAGCGACGGGTCGGACAAGGCCGAGTCGGGCAAGGCAGCCGATGGCGGCGACGGTTCCGGGGTCGATCAGCCGACTGCCGTTTTCAAGGCGCCGCGGCCGAAGCCTGCCGTCGATCAGCCGACGACCATGTTGAAGCTGGGCGGTGCCACCAAGCCCAAGCCGGAGTCGGACAAGGCGGACACCAAGCCGGACGCGGACAAGGCGGACACCAAGCCCAAGCCGGACGCGGACAAGGCGGGCGCCGAGCCGGAGGCCGACGCGCCTGCCGAGCGGACCAGCAAGTTCGTCGCGCTGAAGCCGCTCGACGAGCCCCGGCCGCTGAAGCCGGCCGCCAAGGCCTCGCCGGAGGTCACCGCTCTCGTCCCGCAGATCGGTCCCGAGCGCACCACGCAGCAGCCGCTGCCGCCGAAGCCGCCGCTGGACCTGCTGGCCGAGCTGACGAACACCCCGCCGCCCCCGCCGACTCCGCTGCGCACTCTCGGCCGACGGATCAAGATCTGGACGCCACTGGTCCTCCTGCTGGTCGTGGTCTTTGCGATCGCGCAGGCCGTGCGTCCGCTGCCGACGACCGCGCTCACCCTCACCGCGAAGGGCTCTTACACCTTCGAGGGCGGCAAGACGCAGCTGCCCTGGCCCGGTGAGGGACAGGGCTGGATCGACGTCGACGGCGTCGGCACGATGGGCAGTTTCGGCCAGCAGAAGCCCGTGGCCATCGGCTCGGTCGCCAAGACGATGACCGCGTACATCATCCTCAAGGACCACCCGATGAAGGCCGGGGAGGAAGGCCCGAAGATCGAGATCGACGCCACGGCGGAGAAGGAGGGCGGCTACGACGTCACCGGCGACGAGTCGACGCTCAACACCGTCAAGGCCGGCGACTTCCTCACCGAGAAGCAGGCTCTGTCGGCCGTCCTGATCCCCTCCGCCAACAACATCGCGCGGCTGCTCGCGCGCTGGGACGCGGGCTCGGAGGCGGCGTTCGTGAAGAAGATGAACGCCACCGCCAAGGCACTGGGGATGACCCGCACGACGTACACCGACCCCTCGGGCCTGAAGGAGACCACCGTCTCCACGGCCGAGGACCAGGTGAAGCTCGGCCGTGCGTTCGTGCAGGTCCCGGCGCTGGTCGCCATCTCCAGCGCGGCCAGCTGGACCGATCCGTCCGGCAAGTACTGGAACAACTACAACGAGCTGCCGTTCAAGACCGGCGCGATCGGCATCAAGACCGGCAGCACCTCCGCGGCCGGCGGCAACCTGCTCTTCGCCTCCCGCAAGGAGGTCAACGGGCGGTCGGTGACCCTCGTCGGCGCGATCCTCGGCCAGCACAAGAAGGAGATCCTCGCAACGGTCAACGCGGTCAGCAAGACCGCGCTGCTCGCCGCCCAGGACGCGCTCACCTCGGCGAAGATCGTGAAGAAGGGCGAGGTCGTCGGGTACGTGGACGACAAGCTGGGCCACCACACGCCGGTCGTCGTCACCAAGGACGTCTCGGTGGTCGGCTGGGCGGGCATGACGGTGAAGCTGTCCTTCGTCGCCGACGAGGTGCCGCACACCGCGAAGGCCGGCGCCCAGGTGGGCACGCTGACCGTAGGGGACGGCTCCGGCAGCGCGGTCAAGGTGCCGGTCGCCCTGCAGACGGACCTGGTCGAGCCGGGCTTCACGGACAAGCTGACGCGCATCGGCTGA
- a CDS encoding GOLPH3/VPS74 family protein, with protein MGMSRRTLPEELLLLALDPTTGTTAQPQSLDLGLAGAQLVELALAGRIAPDGDRIAVVAPRPTGDPTLDCALELLRRRGAPVRAVHWIGGPRLGLRQTYLSHLERCGMVTAVAGQMCGVLPTTRYQATDNDISREIRARLDSAIRTGVPPDPRTAALAALAHAVGLGKHLYPGNEGRSSRSRLRDLIRHDPMGGLVAHAVMDVQNGAAAQPRRQQAPAGRQAGPGARPAPEPARGVPAQPHRGSMARVVAH; from the coding sequence ATGGGCATGAGCCGCAGAACTCTTCCGGAAGAGTTGTTGCTGCTGGCGTTGGACCCGACCACGGGTACCACCGCACAGCCGCAGTCGCTCGACCTCGGTCTGGCCGGAGCGCAGCTAGTGGAGCTGGCGCTGGCCGGACGGATAGCCCCTGACGGGGATCGTATCGCCGTGGTGGCACCACGGCCGACTGGAGATCCGACTTTGGACTGCGCGTTGGAGTTGCTGCGAAGGCGCGGCGCTCCTGTGCGTGCCGTCCACTGGATCGGCGGGCCGCGTCTCGGGCTGCGCCAGACCTACCTCTCGCATCTGGAGCGCTGCGGCATGGTTACCGCCGTCGCGGGCCAGATGTGCGGAGTGCTGCCGACGACTCGCTACCAGGCGACGGACAACGACATCAGCCGGGAGATCAGGGCCCGGCTGGACTCCGCGATCCGCACCGGCGTTCCGCCGGACCCGCGGACCGCGGCGCTCGCCGCACTGGCGCACGCGGTCGGCCTCGGCAAGCACCTGTATCCGGGGAACGAGGGACGCTCGTCCCGCTCCCGGCTGCGGGACCTGATCAGGCACGACCCGATGGGCGGTCTCGTGGCGCACGCCGTGATGGACGTCCAGAACGGCGCGGCCGCACAGCCGCGTCGCCAGCAGGCACCCGCCGGCCGTCAGGCAGGACCGGGGGCCAGGCCCGCTCCGGAGCCCGCCCGTGGCGTTCCGGCGCAGCCGCACCGAGGTTCCATGGCGCGTGTCGTGGCCCACTGA
- a CDS encoding helix-turn-helix domain-containing protein — protein MASNVNPTVRRRRLGQELRRLRELKGMTAEEVAERLLVSQSKISRLENGRRSISQRDVRDLCGVYEVEDQRMVDSLMEMAKDSRQQGWWHAFGDVPYSVYIGLETDAASLRVYDPQVVPGLLQTRQYAEALISGALPETAHTEVEKRVQVRMRRQERVSSSENPLRLWSVMDESALRRVVGSRELMREQLEHLVEQSQLPHVTVQVIPFDMGAHPGLNGQYAILEFPDTADSSVVYIEGVTSDLYLEKPNDVQKYSVMYEHLRAQALNVDQSRQFIADIAKKYVP, from the coding sequence GTGGCGTCCAATGTCAATCCCACTGTCAGGCGACGCCGGCTGGGCCAGGAGCTGCGTCGGCTCCGCGAGCTCAAGGGCATGACGGCCGAAGAGGTCGCCGAGCGCCTGCTGGTGTCGCAGTCCAAGATCAGCCGGCTGGAGAACGGCCGGCGCAGCATCAGTCAGCGTGACGTCCGTGACCTGTGCGGGGTGTACGAGGTCGAGGACCAGCGGATGGTCGACTCGCTGATGGAGATGGCCAAGGACTCCCGCCAGCAGGGCTGGTGGCATGCCTTCGGCGATGTCCCGTACAGCGTCTACATCGGTCTGGAGACGGACGCGGCGAGCCTGCGCGTGTACGACCCGCAGGTCGTGCCCGGCCTGTTGCAGACCCGTCAGTACGCGGAGGCGCTGATCTCGGGCGCGCTGCCGGAGACCGCGCACACGGAGGTCGAGAAGCGTGTGCAGGTGCGCATGCGTCGGCAGGAACGTGTCTCCTCGAGCGAGAACCCGCTGCGGCTGTGGAGCGTCATGGACGAGTCGGCGCTGCGCAGGGTCGTCGGCAGCCGTGAGCTCATGCGGGAACAGCTCGAACACCTCGTGGAGCAGTCCCAGTTGCCGCACGTCACCGTGCAGGTGATCCCCTTCGACATGGGCGCGCATCCGGGGCTGAACGGCCAGTACGCGATCCTGGAGTTCCCGGACACGGCCGACTCCAGCGTCGTCTACATCGAGGGCGTCACCAGCGACCTCTACCTGGAGAAGCCGAACGACGTGCAGAAGTACAGCGTGATGTACGAGCACCTGCGCGCCCAGGCCCTGAACGTGGACCAGTCACGCCAGTTCATCGCCGACATCGCGAAGAAGTACGTGCCCTGA
- a CDS encoding DUF397 domain-containing protein, producing MAIRQGSAHTWTKSSYSTGNGACVEVKSPAVQAMFVRDSKVQDGPNLVFPADAWSDFVASVKA from the coding sequence ATGGCAATTCGTCAGGGCAGCGCACACACGTGGACCAAGTCTTCGTACTCCACGGGCAACGGTGCGTGCGTCGAGGTCAAGTCGCCGGCGGTCCAGGCCATGTTCGTCCGGGACTCCAAGGTCCAGGACGGTCCGAACCTGGTCTTCCCCGCCGACGCGTGGAGCGACTTCGTGGCATCGGTCAAGGCGTAG
- a CDS encoding glutathione peroxidase, whose protein sequence is MTTDAGSSPLDVQIGALKGGSAELSQYAGQAVLVVNVASKCGLTPQYTGLEKLQERYAGQGFTVLGVPCNQFLGQEPGSAEEIAEFCSATYGVTFPLTEKVEVNGEARHQLYERLVGFADGEGHDGDIRWNFEKFLIGRDGSVVARFSPQTEPEAAEVVAAIEAQLG, encoded by the coding sequence ATGACTACTGATGCCGGTTCCTCTCCCCTCGACGTCCAGATCGGTGCCCTCAAGGGCGGTTCCGCGGAGCTCTCCCAGTACGCGGGCCAGGCCGTGCTGGTGGTGAACGTGGCCTCCAAGTGCGGCCTGACCCCGCAGTACACGGGCCTGGAGAAGCTCCAGGAGCGGTACGCCGGCCAGGGCTTCACCGTCCTCGGCGTGCCCTGCAACCAGTTCCTCGGGCAGGAGCCCGGCAGTGCCGAGGAGATCGCCGAGTTCTGCTCGGCCACCTACGGCGTGACCTTCCCGCTGACCGAGAAGGTCGAGGTCAACGGGGAGGCGCGGCACCAGCTGTACGAGCGTCTCGTCGGGTTCGCGGACGGCGAGGGCCACGACGGCGACATCCGCTGGAACTTCGAGAAGTTCCTGATCGGCCGGGACGGCTCCGTCGTCGCTCGCTTCTCCCCGCAGACCGAGCCGGAGGCCGCCGAGGTCGTCGCGGCCATCGAGGCCCAGCTGGGCTGA
- a CDS encoding ArsR/SmtB family transcription factor: MGWWQVNADTLARSRFVLSPLAETFASLKLLHTGVGAHPGEHDWLRDHLPGYRAVLAADPVTALLVRAGLGRHWIADFLTPTPRDGESFEEGVDRIRAARPADVRDHLRMSLAGPLPATLDRDDLAERAAALLEYAWEAGVRPYWERRRRILEADVVARTAQVSRGGWAAVLDSLRPGTRWLGESRFQVNLHEYPPREISGAELVFVPVTPKAGWVSWEGRERYAVVYPCAGALAGDHGERARAAPAALSALLGPARATVLVLLGEGPLSTTQLVAVTGQGLGSVGRHLRVLLDAGLIRRHRAGRSVLYSRTPAGEAVARAAGTLGQGPES, encoded by the coding sequence ATGGGCTGGTGGCAGGTGAACGCGGACACTCTGGCCCGCAGCCGGTTCGTGCTCTCGCCGCTCGCGGAGACCTTCGCGAGCCTGAAGCTGCTGCACACGGGCGTGGGCGCGCACCCCGGCGAACACGACTGGCTGCGCGACCATCTCCCCGGCTACCGCGCCGTGCTCGCCGCCGACCCGGTGACCGCGCTGCTCGTGCGGGCCGGACTGGGGCGGCACTGGATCGCCGACTTCCTCACGCCCACGCCGAGGGACGGCGAGAGTTTCGAGGAGGGTGTGGACCGGATCCGGGCGGCCCGTCCGGCGGACGTCCGCGACCATCTTCGGATGTCCCTGGCCGGCCCGCTGCCCGCCACCCTGGACCGCGACGACCTCGCCGAGCGGGCGGCCGCGCTGCTCGAGTACGCGTGGGAGGCGGGCGTACGGCCGTACTGGGAGCGGCGGCGGCGCATCCTGGAGGCCGACGTCGTGGCGCGGACAGCGCAGGTCAGCCGGGGTGGCTGGGCCGCCGTGCTGGACTCCCTGCGGCCGGGGACGCGATGGCTCGGGGAGAGTCGGTTTCAGGTCAACCTGCACGAGTATCCGCCCCGCGAGATCTCCGGGGCCGAGCTGGTGTTCGTACCGGTCACCCCGAAGGCCGGGTGGGTGTCGTGGGAGGGGCGGGAGCGGTACGCCGTCGTCTACCCCTGTGCGGGGGCACTGGCCGGGGATCACGGGGAGCGGGCCCGCGCCGCGCCGGCCGCGCTGAGCGCGCTGCTGGGCCCCGCGCGGGCGACGGTCCTCGTCCTCCTCGGCGAGGGCCCCCTGAGCACCACCCAACTGGTGGCCGTGACCGGTCAGGGCCTCGGCTCGGTGGGCCGCCACCTGCGCGTCCTGCTGGACGCGGGCCTGATCCGACGCCACCGGGCGGGCCGCTCGGTGCTGTACTCCCGCACGCCGGCCGGCGAAGCGGTGGCGCGAGCGGCCGGGACACTGGGGCAGGGGCCGGAATCGTAA
- a CDS encoding MFS transporter — MTGHTYRQLFRVPEFAPLFLSSAAHTAAQTVSGLALGTLVYRATDSPLLSAVSMFGPSLAQVLGATFLLSGADRLPPRATLTGLPLGFAAATAVLALPALPVWGVFAVVLVQGLIASLGGGVRWGLLNEILTKDGYLPGRSLFNMMSGLMQIAGYAVGGSLVTALSPRPVLLLAVLLYAAAAVIARLGLTDRPPRAVGRPSAAVTRRTNAVLWSSRPRRLTYLGLWVPNGLVVGCEALFVSYDPDAAGVLFACAALGMLAGDVTVGRLLPPSLRPRLATPLLLLLATPYLVFALHPALPLAAACAGLASVGFGASLVQQERLMALTPPELSGHALGLHSAGMLTMQGVSAALAGTIAQLTSPATAMTTMALMSIAVTAALELATRTNAARTPNELAKRRAIL, encoded by the coding sequence ATGACCGGACACACGTACCGACAGCTCTTTCGCGTCCCCGAGTTCGCCCCCCTCTTCCTCTCCTCCGCCGCCCACACCGCCGCCCAGACGGTGAGCGGGCTCGCCCTCGGCACGCTCGTCTACCGGGCCACCGACTCCCCGTTGCTGTCGGCGGTGAGCATGTTCGGCCCGTCGCTCGCCCAGGTGCTGGGCGCGACGTTCCTCCTCTCGGGGGCCGACCGGCTGCCGCCCAGGGCGACGCTGACCGGCCTCCCGCTCGGCTTCGCCGCCGCCACGGCCGTCCTCGCCCTGCCCGCACTGCCGGTGTGGGGGGTCTTCGCCGTCGTCCTCGTCCAAGGGCTGATCGCCTCGCTCGGCGGCGGCGTCCGCTGGGGCCTGCTGAACGAGATCCTCACCAAGGACGGCTATCTGCCCGGGCGTTCGCTCTTCAACATGATGAGCGGGCTCATGCAGATCGCCGGGTACGCCGTCGGCGGCTCCCTGGTGACCGCCCTCTCCCCACGCCCGGTGCTTCTCCTCGCCGTCCTGCTCTACGCGGCCGCCGCCGTGATCGCCCGGCTCGGGCTGACCGACCGCCCGCCGCGCGCCGTCGGCCGTCCGTCGGCTGCTGTGACCCGGCGCACCAACGCCGTCCTGTGGTCCTCCCGGCCCCGCCGCCTCACCTACCTGGGCCTGTGGGTCCCCAACGGCCTGGTCGTCGGCTGCGAGGCACTCTTCGTGTCCTACGACCCCGACGCGGCGGGCGTGCTGTTCGCGTGCGCGGCGCTGGGCATGCTCGCCGGCGACGTGACCGTGGGCCGCCTCCTCCCGCCGTCCCTGCGGCCCCGCCTGGCCACCCCGCTCCTGCTGCTCCTCGCCACCCCCTACCTCGTCTTCGCCCTGCACCCCGCGCTCCCGCTCGCCGCGGCCTGCGCCGGCCTGGCCTCCGTCGGCTTCGGCGCGAGCCTGGTCCAGCAGGAGCGGCTGATGGCCCTGACCCCGCCCGAACTCAGCGGCCACGCCCTGGGGTTGCACTCGGCCGGCATGCTGACGATGCAGGGCGTCAGCGCGGCCCTGGCGGGCACGATCGCCCAACTCACCTCACCGGCCACGGCGATGACGACAATGGCCCTCATGTCGATCGCGGTGACCGCGGCGTTGGAGCTCGCCACTCGAACGAACGCCGCCCGCACACCGAACGAGCTCGCCAAGCGCCGGGCAATTCTCTAG
- a CDS encoding winged helix DNA-binding protein: protein MDRTVQRGLVRREPDPRDGRAVRVGLTEEGDRLAHGFYDETCHRIENLQSGLTANERDRLTALLARVVLDNKVPAVFTDDVQDRP, encoded by the coding sequence GTGGACCGGACGGTCCAGCGCGGCCTGGTGCGTCGCGAGCCCGACCCGCGGGACGGGCGGGCGGTACGCGTCGGACTCACCGAGGAGGGCGACCGGCTCGCGCACGGCTTCTACGACGAGACGTGCCACCGCATCGAGAACCTGCAGTCGGGCCTGACCGCGAACGAGCGCGACCGGCTGACCGCGCTCCTCGCCCGCGTCGTCCTCGACAACAAGGTCCCGGCGGTCTTCACCGACGACGTCCAGGACAGGCCCTAG
- a CDS encoding DUF305 domain-containing protein codes for MRNTRTLTRRAVLAAVSVTAALTLVACGNDGDGSDGSSGSGSSSTGDAGGHSSAPAAAHNAQDMSFAQGMIPHHLQALEMAKLAADRASSAKVKDLASRIEKAQDPEIKTMSGWLTSWGEDVPTAMPGMDHSGGSAMPGMDHSGGSAMPGMMDGSDMTELEKASGTDFDTMFLTMMIEHHKGAVDMAGIEKTKGKYGPATSMADDIVTAQTAEIAEMNKLLGKS; via the coding sequence ATGCGCAACACCCGTACCCTGACCCGCCGCGCCGTTCTCGCGGCCGTGTCCGTCACCGCCGCGCTCACCCTCGTCGCCTGCGGCAATGACGGCGACGGCAGTGACGGCAGCAGCGGAAGCGGCAGCAGCAGCACCGGAGACGCGGGCGGTCACAGCTCCGCGCCGGCGGCCGCGCACAACGCCCAGGACATGTCCTTCGCGCAGGGCATGATCCCGCACCACCTCCAGGCCCTGGAGATGGCGAAGCTGGCCGCCGACCGGGCCTCTTCGGCCAAGGTCAAGGATCTCGCCTCGCGCATCGAGAAGGCGCAGGACCCGGAGATCAAGACCATGAGCGGCTGGCTGACGTCCTGGGGCGAGGACGTCCCGACGGCCATGCCCGGCATGGACCACTCGGGCGGCTCGGCGATGCCCGGCATGGACCACTCGGGCGGCTCGGCGATGCCCGGCATGATGGACGGCTCGGACATGACCGAGCTGGAGAAGGCGTCCGGCACGGACTTCGACACCATGTTCCTGACCATGATGATCGAGCACCACAAGGGCGCCGTGGACATGGCCGGCATCGAGAAGACCAAGGGCAAGTACGGTCCCGCCACCTCCATGGCCGACGACATCGTCACCGCCCAGACCGCCGAGATCGCCGAGATGAACAAGCTCCTCGGCAAGAGCTGA